The following are from one region of the Ktedonobacteraceae bacterium genome:
- the zwf gene encoding glucose-6-phosphate dehydrogenase, with protein MVQEVKPVTQLKQHTVLKQHTIWQNGQQPEPCVIVIFGATGDLTQRKLLPTLAHLWHDHPLPEAFSIIAFARRPLNDEQYRGMAIDSINKYMPDDDKLDSKAQHEFAQHIFYCQSDFNDREGFQKLADMLEQLDRDRGTQGNRIYYLATPPSLDSELIHQLGGAGLARSQANQEGEEGWARLIIEKPFGRNLETAQKLNRELARVFRENQIFRIDHYMGKETVQNILAFRFANGIFEPLWNQKYIDHVQILVAESLGIGTRAEYYEESGAIRDMVQNHIMQVLCLTAMEPPVAFDAEAIRDEKVKVMRAIPLFTPEKVKQNTVRGQYTAGVIDGQQVPGYKEEQGVAPNSTTETYVALKLFVENWRWADVPFYIRTGKRLPKRSTEVTIQFKRVPHQLYNPNETKGLVPNRLTIRIQPDEGMSLKFAAKVPGAAQHLADVNMNFSYESAFGIESPDAYERLIADCILGDSTLFIRRDEVETSWRIIDSITNVWKDMPPDTIYPYKAGTWGPEEANELIQRDGREWDNP; from the coding sequence ATGGTACAAGAAGTTAAGCCGGTAACACAACTGAAACAACATACGGTATTGAAGCAGCACACGATCTGGCAGAACGGCCAACAGCCCGAACCATGTGTGATCGTCATATTCGGTGCCACGGGCGACCTGACGCAGCGCAAGCTTTTGCCTACCCTGGCCCATCTCTGGCACGACCATCCCCTACCCGAGGCATTCTCGATCATTGCTTTCGCGCGCCGCCCCTTGAACGATGAGCAATATCGCGGTATGGCCATCGATTCGATCAACAAATATATGCCCGATGATGATAAGCTCGATAGCAAAGCGCAGCACGAATTTGCTCAGCACATTTTCTATTGCCAATCCGATTTCAATGATCGCGAGGGATTCCAGAAGCTGGCGGATATGCTCGAGCAGCTGGATAGGGATCGGGGCACACAAGGAAATCGCATCTACTACCTGGCAACACCGCCTTCCCTCGACTCCGAACTCATCCATCAACTCGGTGGCGCCGGCCTTGCGCGCTCGCAGGCTAATCAGGAAGGCGAAGAGGGATGGGCACGCCTCATCATTGAAAAACCCTTCGGGCGCAACCTGGAAACGGCGCAAAAACTCAATCGCGAACTCGCTCGGGTCTTCCGTGAAAATCAGATTTTCCGCATCGACCACTACATGGGTAAAGAGACGGTGCAAAATATTCTGGCATTTCGTTTCGCCAACGGTATTTTCGAGCCACTCTGGAATCAGAAATACATCGACCACGTGCAAATTCTGGTAGCAGAGAGCCTGGGTATCGGCACGCGTGCTGAATATTACGAAGAATCAGGCGCGATACGTGATATGGTGCAGAACCACATCATGCAAGTGCTCTGCCTGACCGCCATGGAACCACCGGTTGCATTCGACGCCGAGGCCATTCGCGACGAGAAGGTCAAGGTCATGCGCGCCATTCCGTTGTTCACTCCAGAAAAGGTGAAACAGAATACGGTGCGCGGTCAGTACACAGCCGGTGTAATCGACGGACAACAGGTGCCGGGCTATAAAGAGGAGCAGGGGGTTGCGCCCAACTCGACGACCGAAACGTATGTCGCTCTGAAACTGTTCGTCGAAAACTGGCGCTGGGCCGATGTTCCTTTCTACATCCGTACCGGCAAACGCTTGCCAAAACGCAGTACCGAGGTCACTATCCAATTCAAGCGTGTTCCACACCAGCTCTATAATCCGAATGAAACGAAGGGGCTGGTGCCTAATCGCCTGACCATTCGTATTCAACCAGATGAAGGGATGAGCCTGAAATTCGCCGCCAAAGTGCCCGGCGCGGCCCAGCACCTGGCAGATGTGAATATGAATTTTTCCTACGAAAGCGCCTTCGGCATCGAATCCCCCGATGCCTACGAAAGATTGATTGCCGACTGTATATTAGGAGACTCGACACTCTTCATACGTCGTGACGAGGTAGAAACTTCCTGGCGCATCATCGACAGCATCACCAATGTATGGAAGGATATGCCTCCCGATACCATCTATCCCTATAAAGCCGGAACTTGGGGGCCTGAAGAAGCCAATGAATTGATCCAGCGCGATGGAAGAGAGTGGGATAACCCGTAA